CCCTGGTCGTCTGAGCGATAGAGTCCCGATGGGCCAACGCCAGTGGGCGGATTCCCGATAACGTAGACGCGTTTGCCATCCGTATGCATCGCGACTGCGACGCTGATGCGGCCGGTGTAAGGCGGCAGGGAATCGACCTTAGACCAGGTCCTGCCTTCGTCGGTTGATTTGAATAGAGCTGTGCCGTTCGCTCCCGCAGGAGCAGCTCCCGGTGCACCGCCGCCAAATCCGCCGCCTGCCCCCTGTGAGGTCGCGAACATAACATTTGGCTTGTCGAAGGCAGCTTCCACGTCCCGTGTGCCATTGGCGTTCTCAGGCTTTAATACGTTCGTCCAGGTTTTGCCGCCGTCGGTGGTCCGATAGATGCCCTGGCCGGTGTGTTTCGCGTCGCCCTGAGTTGAGACGATCACGATATTGGGATCTTTCGGATCGACGACCATTTTATTGATCTTAGTCGTTTCTTCGAGCCCGATATGCGTCCAGGTTTTGCCGGCGTCGATCGATTTGTACATGCCGTCGCCGCTCGATCCTTGAACCGAGTCGCCTGTTCCGACATAGACGATATTCGGGTCAGAAGGTGCAACCTGAATGGCTCCGATGCTGTCGACCTGCTGGAACTGATCGAAGATCGGGAACCAGGTAACGCCCGCGCTCGTTGTTTTCCAAACGCCGCCAGCCGGAGTTCCTACGTAATAAACGCCAGGCTGCCCGATCGGAGCTGTGACCGCAGAAATGCGGCCGCCGTGAAATGGCCCGATGTTTCGCCATTTCAAACCGGAAAAAAGATCCTCTGACACGACGCCGTCAGCCAAGGCGGCAGGACTGATCGGCCCCATTGCGCTGAGAGCAGCACTGAAAAGCGGTCATGAAGATAGCAACGATAAACGAAGCACGGTAGTTGGTTTTCATCTAAGAATGTCCTCGAGGTTACGAATAGAATCTATCTGCAAATTGTATTCCTAATAATTGTGGAACACGAACTTATCTGCACTGTGAATACGTAAGATGGAACGAAAAAGTTAATGCAAGAATATCCGACCTTTTTACCGCGACCGTTTCGAAACTCCGTAGCCCAACTACCGCCAAAAACGTTCAGCTCTTGTCGTCGAATTAGCAATTTGTTACTTTTACATCAGGGAGATTCAACCGTAATGTCAAAAATGGCTGGAATGATTGGTTCGTTGCTATGCGCAGTTGGCGTAATAGGATTTTTTATTGGTATTTTCGGAGGGCCTCGATCGTTCGCTATCGGCGGCGTCCTGTTGATGGTCGTGTCCTTAGTTGGCTTTTTTATTGAAGAGCAAGGTGACCGAAAGGCCGCCTAAGGAGTTATATGAAAAAACTAATTTGCATGTCGGTCCTCGCGATAGGGCTGCTTTTTGTCTTTACGAGCCAGATGTCCGCTCAAAGCTCGGTCGCGGGAGAATGGGATGCTTCGATGAACACGCCCGGCGGCCCGAGGCCTTTCAAGCTTGTCTTCAAGGTCGAAGGCGAAAAGATCACAGGCACCGCCAAGCGGCCTAATGGCGACGTTCCGGTCGCGGGTACAATAAAGGGTGACGAGGTCAGCTTTAACTACACCATCGACTACAACGGCAATGCCGTTACCGTCAGCTTTACGGGTAAAGTCAAAGGCGATGCGATGGGCGGCACTGTTTACTTCAACGAGAATGCAAGCGACGAATGGAGTGCCAAACGCACGCCCCCGCCGGCAAAGACGAAGCCCTAGTTCATAGTTCGGGTAGTGAGAGAGCCTTACTGAGATCGCAAACCGTCAGTTCTTAGGCCGCCATTTGAGCGGGCTTGAGAAAAGCTGGTTATCGGCGAGCTCAGTTAGGTTCTTTCCGTCTATATCGGCCGACCAAAGCGTTCGGTCGATGTTGTTTTCCCCGTTAAAATTGGATCGCATCCATAACGCCCGCCTGCCGTCGGCGGAGAACACAGCATTCGCGAGGCTTCCATTCCAATTGCTTGGTTTCTTATCCGGCATCTCTCTCACCGTCCTCGATGTGAGATCCAGCAAAGTAAGTCTTATGTCTTTTATGAAAAGGATCTGATTTCCGTCAGGAGACACATCCGGACTGCCGTACTCGATCGCATATCTCTCGCCCTCTTTTGATTCTTTCAACTCCGATGGCATGAACGTGGCTGGATTCTTATCGCTGCCGTCTGCTTTTATTTCTAGTATCTTACTTGTCAGCAACATGCTGTTCCCGGTGAAATAAGTCGCGTTATATATCAGATCAACCCCATCCGCCGAAAATCGGCCGTCGAGGTCACGTTGGTGAAGAGCGTTCGTGATCTGCTTAAGGTCCGAGCCGTCTGAATTCATGACGTAAAGGTCGTAATCGTTCCAGAGGTCGCGAACGTACGGGTCGCCGTTGTTTCGCGAGGCCCTCGCAAAAACGATCCGTGCGCCGTCGCGGGAATAGTGCGGGTTGCTATCGCATATCCCGCTGTCTTTTGTGAGCTGCATGATCTCACGGGAATCTATCTGCATACGAAACACGCGGCTGCTGAATCTATCACCCGTGGGCTCGGATACAAATACTAATGATCTGCCATCGGGGGAGAATGATGGTTTCTTCTCGTAAGCCGGCGTTTCGGTAAGCCGCGTGACTTTTTTGCCGTCGAGATCTATCAGGTAAAGGTCGCCGTCGTTTGCCGAAAGAGCCATCTGCTTGCCATCCGGTGAGAGAGCGAACGAAGGCTCGTGTTTTCCCCGGTCACCGATAAAGGACGGCAGCCAGCTGCAGCCGAGGCAGATGGTCGCAAGAATAGATATCACCAACAGGATCGAAATTTTGTTTTTCACATTAACCGTCCTTTTCAAGATCTAAATCGATGGATCGCGAGATCCTTTTGGGGCTGCTACTTTCTTCGTGATAAAGACCGTTGGCGTCGGCTTTGGCATCTCCGCTTCCGGCGGAACATCCCAAAGTTCGACGAACGCCTTTTCCCTTGGCCCGCCCTCGAGGAATGTCAGGCGATCGGTATTGAATCGCCGTATTACGAGCAGGTAGTTCTTCATTCGCTTAATGATGGCTTTTGCTTCACCCGAACGCCCTTTTCGCCCGGGATAAACGATTATGACGCCCGCATCATTAGGCATATTCTGCAATTGGACTTGAAACATGTCCATGTTCCGGAGTTCGACTTCGGTGTTGACCGGCTTGTATTCAACGACCTCAGTCGCCATCGGGCTGATAACCGGCTCCTGTCCAAGCGTACCAATAGCAAACAAGGCTAAACAGACTAAAGCTAAAATAAATTCCTTCATTTTGTTTTATAAACCTACGTTAAATTCGATGTTTGTCAAGGTGTTTACCGGCTGTCCGCTGCGAGTCCATGGCGAACCGCAGGTTCCGCTTGGTTAAATGCAGATTTTGGACTGAACACGCGGGCTAACCCAGATTATGCTCCGACGGTTTTCTGGGAAAACCTACTGAATAGCTATCTATAAGCGCATGCTAACAATTCCTAATGGTCACGTTAATGGATCGAGGTTGCCGGGCAGCCTGAAGGTCGCCCTTGTGCGGGCTCCGCTTATTTCGCGCGAAGGAGCTCTGAATAACGAGGCTTCGCCAGCGATCGGTCTCGCCTACATTGCCGGGTATCTTCTCAAAAAAGGCCACAAGGTCGAGATCGTGGACGGCACGGCTGCCGATCTTGGCATTGTTCGTCCGTTGAAGGAATACCCAGGGTTTCAGATCCAGGGCATCGAGCTCGACGAGTTGGTGGAAAGCATTCCGGCCGACGCCGACGTGATCGGCTTTAGCAGCATGTTCTCGTGCGAGTGGGTTCTGCTGAAAGACCTGATCACACGGGTTCGCGAGCGTTTCCCTCTACAGCTGCTCGTGGGCGGCGGAGAGCATTTTACAGCTCTCTCGGAATACAGCCTTCGCGATTGCCCTGCCCTCGACGTTATTGTAAAGGGCGAGGGTGAATACACGATGCTCGAGCTGATCGAGGCATGGTCCCGAGGCGATTACAGCGAGGTCGACGGCATATGCTACCTTGACGCTGACGGCAGCTTACGCGACAACGGCGGGCTGCCGCGCATCAGCGACATCGATTCGATCCCGTGGCCATATTGGCCGGAAGGCTATCTCGAACGTTTCTGGGA
This sequence is a window from Acidobacteriota bacterium. Protein-coding genes within it:
- a CDS encoding PD40 domain-containing protein; translation: MKNKISILLVISILATICLGCSWLPSFIGDRGKHEPSFALSPDGKQMALSANDGDLYLIDLDGKKVTRLTETPAYEKKPSFSPDGRSLVFVSEPTGDRFSSRVFRMQIDSREIMQLTKDSGICDSNPHYSRDGARIVFARASRNNGDPYVRDLWNDYDLYVMNSDGSDLKQITNALHQRDLDGRFSADGVDLIYNATYFTGNSMLLTSKILEIKADGSDKNPATFMPSELKESKEGERYAIEYGSPDVSPDGNQILFIKDIRLTLLDLTSRTVREMPDKKPSNWNGSLANAVFSADGRRALWMRSNFNGENNIDRTLWSADIDGKNLTELADNQLFSSPLKWRPKN